In Blastopirellula sediminis, the following proteins share a genomic window:
- a CDS encoding zinc ribbon domain-containing protein — protein sequence MTDIRVVCPCCGVPLRAKAQLAGQTIRCPKCVSLVPIKAPEDDFAQPVEANYDAVPLEENNVGRVCPKCASSLKPGGKLCKQCGWHLELEACFEDLKEENLIVRDEPKTKWEAWFESQLHENTRPRDVLNFSAIVGVVMSIIFLAGAHLRFGMWGLLLSPLLIVAWIAWYRFMQLIGLLHDPTRQRILEKERAERAANPTPSSPAPTAEVAVAAPASGKTPQPSGGKPPSTSPLSFDLPDAELPGQSKPTPKPKSEPPKPQRKVIRPAASGQPATTTAGSKPKPKPAAPAAPAPNPTPETPAKPKPSDDDWLNDLL from the coding sequence ATGACCGATATCCGCGTCGTCTGTCCCTGTTGCGGCGTGCCGCTGCGCGCCAAGGCGCAGCTTGCCGGGCAGACGATCCGTTGTCCGAAGTGCGTCAGCCTGGTGCCGATCAAAGCGCCCGAAGACGATTTCGCACAGCCGGTCGAAGCGAATTACGACGCCGTTCCGCTCGAGGAGAACAATGTCGGACGGGTTTGTCCCAAGTGCGCTTCGTCGCTGAAGCCGGGCGGAAAATTATGCAAACAATGTGGCTGGCATTTAGAACTCGAAGCCTGCTTTGAGGATCTCAAAGAAGAAAACCTGATCGTTCGGGATGAGCCGAAAACCAAGTGGGAAGCATGGTTTGAAAGCCAACTGCACGAGAATACGCGCCCTCGCGACGTGCTGAATTTCTCAGCGATCGTCGGCGTTGTAATGAGCATCATCTTTTTGGCCGGCGCACATCTCCGATTCGGAATGTGGGGGCTGCTTTTATCGCCGCTGCTGATTGTCGCTTGGATCGCCTGGTATCGGTTCATGCAGTTGATAGGTTTGTTGCATGACCCCACTCGCCAGCGAATCCTCGAAAAGGAACGAGCGGAGCGAGCAGCGAATCCAACTCCCTCTTCTCCGGCGCCGACTGCCGAAGTCGCGGTCGCCGCACCCGCGTCCGGCAAAACGCCGCAGCCATCCGGCGGGAAACCGCCATCCACGTCGCCGCTAAGTTTTGATCTCCCCGACGCGGAGCTGCCGGGACAGTCCAAGCCAACGCCAAAGCCAAAGTCGGAGCCCCCCAAGCCTCAGCGCAAAGTGATCCGCCCGGCGGCTTCAGGACAACCGGCGACGACCACGGCCGGATCGAAACCAAAACCAAAGCCTGCCGCTCCAGCGGCGCCTGCTCCCAACCCGACTCCCGAAACCCCAGCCAAGCCAAAGCCATCCGACGACGATTGGCTGAATGATCTTCTGTAG
- a CDS encoding MotA/TolQ/ExbB proton channel family protein: MYFKFKCPQCGQSLKVRQELAGQKRNCPYCKASVRIPNTTEIDLDLPPVESSGFPSFDDGGGASGGGLGGLDLGNLQTDPLSTRSGAAPKGGAKKGAATAPKQTAKPASASSSSSVSEGEFTDPSDVGLLWPGIFGFFAAVAFMLLLWPSKGTYIGDLFLEGGVQGVAIQFLSTFLFFWAMAILWLKQRKIRRQRDYLLMDVLPTDISPEIRIDTLDRFVDNIRQLPGEHGESFLINRVLRGLQHFRVRRSAAETVTMMASQSEIDSNNVASSYTALKVLIWAIPTMGFIGTVLGISLAVASLAGALGGNDPSQLMTSLTSMFSGLGTAFNTTLVALVMSMIIKFPMSSLQKSEEGVLNWVDEYCNENLLRRLNDGREHEAQQPTGPLDTKIFRRAVEEAMAAQQAELEVWINKLELVGQTITKQTTDGWSEIQAKLLDSQKEITSQVMEQVQAKTGEMQTRQEEMRVELQDQLTQMQEIAAQLQATLTALAGAAAQTSNQMNANVAASTERLEEYFSGVAQGLTGLNEVLTKLGDERVVVQQVEASTNGNGGGGWFGFGGGNKKSRRNGKR, translated from the coding sequence ATGTATTTCAAATTCAAATGCCCGCAATGCGGCCAGTCGCTGAAGGTCCGCCAGGAACTCGCCGGTCAGAAACGAAACTGCCCTTACTGCAAGGCCAGCGTTCGCATTCCCAACACCACGGAAATTGATCTCGATCTACCGCCGGTCGAATCATCGGGCTTCCCGAGCTTTGATGATGGGGGCGGCGCTTCCGGCGGCGGATTAGGGGGACTCGACCTCGGCAATCTGCAGACCGATCCGCTTTCGACGCGCTCTGGCGCCGCGCCGAAAGGTGGGGCGAAAAAGGGCGCCGCAACTGCTCCGAAGCAAACGGCGAAGCCCGCTTCAGCGTCCTCGTCCTCGTCGGTGTCGGAAGGTGAATTCACCGATCCGAGCGACGTCGGCTTGCTCTGGCCGGGCATCTTCGGCTTTTTCGCGGCTGTGGCGTTTATGCTGCTGCTGTGGCCGTCGAAGGGAACGTACATCGGCGACTTGTTCCTCGAAGGTGGCGTTCAAGGGGTCGCGATCCAGTTTCTCTCCACGTTCCTGTTCTTCTGGGCGATGGCGATTCTCTGGTTGAAGCAGCGCAAGATCCGCCGTCAGCGCGACTACTTGCTGATGGACGTGTTGCCGACCGACATTTCGCCCGAAATTCGGATCGATACCCTCGATCGCTTCGTCGACAACATTCGCCAATTGCCCGGCGAACATGGCGAAAGCTTCCTGATCAACCGCGTGCTCCGCGGTCTGCAACACTTCCGCGTTCGTCGCAGCGCCGCCGAAACGGTGACGATGATGGCGTCGCAGTCCGAAATCGACTCGAACAACGTCGCGTCAAGCTACACCGCTTTGAAGGTGTTGATCTGGGCCATCCCGACCATGGGTTTTATCGGTACGGTGCTTGGTATTAGCTTGGCGGTCGCCTCGCTCGCCGGGGCGCTCGGCGGTAACGATCCGTCGCAGCTCATGACCTCGTTGACCTCGATGTTCTCCGGTCTCGGTACCGCGTTTAATACGACCCTCGTCGCGCTCGTCATGAGCATGATCATCAAGTTCCCGATGTCCTCGCTACAAAAGAGCGAAGAAGGGGTTCTGAACTGGGTCGACGAATACTGCAACGAAAACCTCCTTCGTCGTTTGAACGACGGTCGCGAGCATGAAGCTCAACAGCCGACCGGTCCGCTCGACACCAAGATCTTCCGCCGCGCCGTCGAAGAAGCGATGGCCGCTCAACAAGCGGAACTGGAAGTCTGGATCAACAAGCTGGAACTGGTCGGTCAGACGATCACCAAGCAGACGACTGACGGCTGGAGCGAAATCCAGGCCAAGCTGCTCGACAGCCAGAAGGAAATCACCTCGCAGGTGATGGAGCAGGTTCAGGCCAAGACCGGCGAAATGCAAACGCGTCAGGAAGAAATGCGGGTCGAACTGCAAGACCAGCTGACGCAGATGCAGGAAATCGCCGCTCAGTTGCAAGCGACGCTGACGGCTCTGGCCGGCGCCGCCGCTCAGACCTCGAATCAGATGAACGCCAACGTCGCCGCCTCGACGGAACGTCTGGAAGAATACTTCTCGGGCGTAGCGCAAGGCCTGACCGGTCTGAACGAAGTTCTGACGAAGCTCGGAGACGAACGGGTCGTCGTCCAACAAGTCGAAGCGTCCACCAACGGCAACGGCGGTGGAGGCTGGTTCGGCTTCGGCGGAGGCAACAAGAAGTCGCGTCGTAACGGGAAACGATAA
- a CDS encoding GTP-binding protein, whose product MSSSAKEPGLIRFVMIGGFLGAGKTTTIGRLAQHYREQGLNVGIVTNDQATDLVDTQLLRSQGFRVGEVAGACFCCNFNELTGTVEKLSAHDRPDVVIAEPVGSCTDLVATVVQPLVQMFDAHFDVAPYGVILKPSHGLRILQGDDNGGFSPKAAYIFKKQLEEADFVIINRIDELEAEKVETLAGLISGEFPGTPILRTSAKTGAGFDALVELIDQRGEFGKKILEIDYDVYAEGEAELGWLNSSLKATAEQAFDLDAFLMAIMSGLQETLAKSGAETAHLKVIGLWEGFYGVANMISSDTEPLLSLPSNCQAKEADVVVNARVGIAPDELRRQVDAAIEAAAKSLGVFVQRQQTQYFRPGRPVPTHRFSDAK is encoded by the coding sequence ATGTCGTCTTCCGCCAAAGAGCCCGGCCTGATTCGTTTCGTCATGATTGGCGGATTTTTGGGCGCTGGGAAAACGACCACGATTGGACGCTTGGCGCAGCACTATCGCGAGCAAGGTTTGAACGTGGGGATCGTCACCAACGATCAGGCGACCGATCTGGTCGACACGCAATTGCTCCGCTCGCAAGGATTTCGCGTGGGGGAAGTGGCTGGCGCCTGCTTCTGCTGCAACTTCAACGAACTGACCGGCACCGTCGAAAAACTGTCGGCTCACGATCGTCCGGACGTGGTAATCGCCGAACCGGTCGGCAGTTGCACCGATCTGGTCGCCACGGTCGTGCAGCCGCTCGTTCAGATGTTCGACGCCCACTTTGACGTCGCTCCGTACGGCGTGATTTTGAAGCCTTCGCATGGCCTGCGGATCTTGCAGGGAGACGACAACGGCGGCTTTTCTCCGAAGGCGGCCTACATCTTCAAGAAGCAGTTGGAAGAAGCGGACTTCGTGATCATCAATCGGATCGACGAGCTCGAAGCGGAAAAGGTCGAGACGCTCGCTGGCTTGATCAGCGGCGAGTTTCCCGGTACGCCGATCTTGCGAACCTCGGCCAAGACCGGCGCCGGCTTTGATGCGCTGGTCGAACTGATCGACCAGCGGGGCGAGTTCGGCAAAAAGATCCTGGAGATTGACTACGACGTTTACGCCGAAGGAGAAGCGGAACTGGGCTGGCTCAATAGCAGTCTCAAAGCGACCGCCGAGCAAGCTTTTGATCTCGACGCCTTTCTGATGGCGATCATGAGCGGGCTGCAAGAGACGCTGGCCAAGTCCGGCGCCGAAACGGCCCATCTGAAAGTGATCGGTCTGTGGGAAGGTTTTTATGGGGTCGCAAACATGATCAGTAGCGATACGGAGCCGCTGCTATCGCTTCCCTCCAACTGCCAGGCGAAGGAAGCGGACGTGGTGGTGAACGCGCGCGTCGGCATCGCTCCGGATGAGTTGCGGCGACAAGTCGATGCGGCGATCGAAGCTGCGGCGAAGTCGTTGGGCGTATTCGTGCAGCGCCAACAGACGCAGTACTTCCGTCCTGGACGTCCGGTGCCGACGCATCGGTTCTCGGACGCTAAATAG
- a CDS encoding HD domain-containing phosphohydrolase, protein MNAVEPAANILIVDDDEISLDLLRYALEAQNFQVWSASNGAEALRVLEEQNINLVVTDWEMPIVNGLEFCREVRRRQSDHYVYVILLTSHGARDEIVEGMAAGADDFIVKPFNPPELLARIQAGRRVLALETRDLVIFALARLAESRDTDTGQHLERVRLYSRRLAEELAASSAFADEIDAEFIRLVFQTSPLHDIGKVGIPDAVLLKPGKLTDEEFEIMKRHTIIGAETLDAALSQFPHARFLQVARDIAIGHHERWNGQGYPYGISGEQIPLAARIVAVADVYDALTTRRVYKDAMPHEQAEAMILAEVGEHFDPVIVAAFQRCGPEFVRISQRYANLNEPAACGV, encoded by the coding sequence ATGAACGCCGTCGAACCAGCTGCGAACATCCTGATCGTCGACGATGATGAAATCTCGCTCGACCTGCTCCGCTACGCTCTGGAAGCCCAAAACTTTCAGGTCTGGTCGGCCAGCAACGGCGCCGAAGCGCTGCGTGTGCTGGAAGAGCAGAACATTAACCTGGTCGTCACCGACTGGGAGATGCCGATCGTCAACGGCCTGGAGTTTTGCCGCGAAGTTCGCCGGCGCCAGTCGGATCATTACGTCTACGTGATCTTGTTAACCAGCCACGGCGCTCGCGACGAAATCGTCGAAGGGATGGCGGCCGGCGCCGACGACTTCATTGTGAAGCCGTTCAATCCCCCGGAACTGTTGGCCCGCATCCAAGCTGGCCGCCGCGTCCTGGCGCTTGAAACCCGCGACCTGGTCATTTTTGCGCTGGCCCGACTCGCCGAGTCTCGCGATACCGACACCGGACAACACTTGGAACGCGTCCGACTTTACTCGCGTCGGCTGGCCGAAGAGCTCGCCGCCTCTTCGGCTTTCGCCGACGAGATCGACGCCGAGTTCATTCGCCTGGTGTTTCAGACCAGTCCGCTGCATGACATCGGCAAAGTCGGCATCCCCGACGCGGTCCTGCTGAAGCCCGGCAAGCTGACTGACGAAGAATTCGAGATCATGAAACGGCATACGATCATCGGAGCCGAGACGCTCGACGCCGCGCTTAGCCAGTTTCCGCATGCTCGGTTTCTGCAGGTCGCCCGCGATATCGCAATCGGACATCATGAGCGGTGGAACGGACAGGGCTATCCCTATGGCATTTCCGGCGAGCAGATTCCGTTGGCCGCACGGATCGTCGCCGTCGCCGACGTTTACGACGCTTTGACCACGCGCCGCGTCTACAAAGATGCGATGCCGCACGAGCAAGCGGAAGCGATGATCCTCGCTGAAGTCGGCGAGCATTTCGACCCGGTCATCGTCGCCGCCTTCCAACGTTGCGGACCGGAGTTTGTCCGGATTTCGCAGCGTTATGCGAACCTGAACGAACCGGCAGCTTGCGGCGTCTAG
- a CDS encoding bestrophin-like domain: MINFSPLEYVPLWALFLLTIVIVLAASEGGIYLGRRRALAKGEKQSSIGSVVGATLGLLAFMLAFTFGVATNRFDSRRMLFQEEVNAIGTTYLRTELLSETQGEKSRQLLRRYVDVRLDIPNSPEEINAAIKESETIQTELWSEAMLAAHQTPNSPMIALYVASLNDVIDLHSNRVTAAIRARIPGTIWLALYSVSVFSMASVGFYVGVSGGTRSIATMGMIFSFVVIMMLIIDLDRPREGLLRVNEAAMHDLQDSINR, from the coding sequence ATGATCAATTTCTCTCCGCTCGAATATGTTCCGCTGTGGGCCCTGTTCCTGCTGACGATCGTCATCGTGTTAGCCGCGTCGGAAGGGGGCATTTATCTTGGCCGACGACGTGCGCTCGCCAAGGGGGAAAAACAGTCCTCGATCGGTTCCGTGGTTGGCGCCACGCTAGGGCTGCTCGCCTTTATGCTGGCCTTCACCTTCGGCGTCGCCACCAATCGATTCGACTCGCGCCGGATGTTGTTCCAGGAAGAAGTGAACGCGATCGGGACGACTTACCTGCGGACCGAATTGCTTTCCGAGACCCAAGGGGAAAAATCCCGTCAATTACTGCGCCGATACGTCGACGTTCGCTTGGACATTCCGAATTCTCCCGAAGAAATCAACGCAGCCATCAAAGAATCGGAAACGATCCAAACGGAACTCTGGAGCGAAGCGATGCTCGCCGCGCATCAGACTCCGAATTCGCCGATGATCGCTCTCTATGTGGCGTCGCTGAACGACGTGATCGACCTCCACTCGAATCGCGTTACCGCTGCGATTCGAGCCCGCATTCCCGGCACGATCTGGCTCGCTCTATACTCCGTCTCGGTCTTTTCGATGGCGAGCGTTGGTTTTTACGTCGGCGTCTCAGGCGGAACCCGCTCGATTGCGACCATGGGGATGATCTTCTCGTTCGTGGTCATCATGATGCTGATCATCGATCTCGATCGCCCACGCGAAGGTCTGTTGCGCGTGAACGAGGCGGCGATGCATGATCTCCAAGACTCGATCAATCGCTAA
- the amt gene encoding ammonium transporter — translation MSATAESLDITWMLICAAFVMLMQGGFCLLESGMARAKNSFNVALKNLVDFCVSSVIFWAFGFALMFGASYHGLFGTTNFLLEDNASPWLMAFLLFQLVFCGTATTIISGAVAERIRFQGYLIISVFVSAIVYPLFGHWAWGGVIEGSPTGWLAQLGFIDFAGSTVVHSIGGWVALAAVVVIGPRIGRFDGGEDKPISGHNLTLATFGALVLWFGWFGFNGGSTLSMNSDVPKILVNTNLAGAMGALASLVLSKWISKRPDVGQVMNGAIAGLVGVTASCHILAPWAAAVVGAGSGLVCSGVTYLLPKLKIDDVIGAVPAHACAGCFGTIALALLADPVHFGEGVTRWHQLGIQMLGAGTCFAWAFGGGFVVLSLANRVVPFRVPRDHELKGLNISEHGASTELIDLLTDMQRQRSQGDFSQDVHVEPHTEVGQIAAEYNRVLAKVNCEMKQRSEAERRFREIFENAVEGIYQTTPEGYFVTANPALARMLGYNDLAALRDEIKDVAVDVYLNPYRRQDFIDEIDRDGVVFNFESEIRRADGAVAWISENASARRNQNGDVLYYEGTVEDVTERRKALQLADEIKAAEAANEAKSTFLASMSHEIRTPLNGVIGFLDLLHTTKLDDQQQRFVELAKSSAGSLLHLINDILDLSKIEAGGIELEHTEFVLTDLVESVPEMFAPQCRMTGLELNSSVASDVPQAAIGDCERIRQVLVNLFANAVKFTETGGVYLRVERERSVPTSAGEMARIRFSVEDTGIGVPRAKMQRLFKAFSQVDASTTRRYGGTGLGLAICKQLVELMGGEIGVESEVGKGSTFWFTLPLQAVERSTCSQIPNIQGLRVLAVDDNHMNLQVIKEQLQSWGVDVATAGNGRRALALLEDAAGRNVPFQLTILDHLMPELDGLRLAHLIHDHELLHGTRLLMLTSYEHTIPQAELKELEMICLPKPVRQTRLLDALVSLTGQRSSRSAQDEGEPQPKVQQRAPLEGNILVVDDNEINRIVAKEILQSEGFQVSLAENGRQAVDKILEGKFDLVLMDCEMPEMDGFEATQLIRERAAAGRSDLAKLPIVALTAQAVRGDKERCLSAGMSGYVMKPVNRNELINTIVDCLEQKNAPDAETFSIEAPENFGLEEELPFDVTELDSSIDVDDLLARCGDNDDLARMILNKFRDRSSTDAQTLGEHIVAGDIDTVAQLAHSLKGMAANISAKQVAAAADLLEQAAKASQTESLPDLFAGVVRRLETCEAAIERLLTVSDGWERG, via the coding sequence ATGTCCGCTACAGCTGAATCGCTCGACATCACTTGGATGCTGATTTGCGCCGCCTTCGTCATGCTGATGCAAGGAGGTTTCTGCCTCCTGGAAAGTGGGATGGCGCGTGCGAAGAACAGCTTTAACGTCGCCCTGAAAAACCTGGTCGACTTTTGCGTTTCGAGCGTGATCTTCTGGGCGTTCGGCTTCGCGCTGATGTTTGGCGCCAGTTATCACGGATTATTCGGTACGACCAACTTTCTGCTGGAAGATAACGCCTCCCCTTGGTTGATGGCGTTCCTCCTCTTCCAGCTGGTTTTCTGCGGCACCGCGACGACGATCATCTCTGGCGCTGTGGCGGAACGAATTCGCTTTCAGGGCTACCTGATTATCAGCGTCTTCGTCTCGGCGATCGTCTATCCCTTGTTCGGCCATTGGGCCTGGGGGGGCGTAATCGAAGGGAGCCCAACCGGTTGGCTCGCCCAGCTTGGCTTCATTGACTTCGCCGGCTCGACGGTCGTTCACTCGATCGGCGGTTGGGTCGCGCTGGCGGCGGTCGTGGTGATTGGGCCGCGTATCGGCCGCTTTGACGGCGGTGAAGATAAACCGATCTCGGGGCACAACCTGACGCTGGCGACCTTCGGGGCGCTGGTTTTGTGGTTCGGCTGGTTCGGCTTCAACGGCGGCAGCACGCTCAGCATGAACAGCGACGTCCCCAAAATTCTGGTGAACACGAATCTTGCCGGCGCCATGGGGGCGCTCGCGTCGCTCGTCCTTTCCAAATGGATCAGCAAACGTCCCGACGTCGGCCAAGTGATGAACGGCGCCATCGCCGGACTGGTCGGCGTGACCGCGTCTTGCCATATCCTGGCGCCTTGGGCGGCGGCAGTCGTCGGCGCCGGCTCCGGTCTGGTCTGCAGCGGCGTCACTTATCTGTTGCCAAAACTGAAAATCGACGACGTGATCGGCGCCGTTCCAGCTCATGCTTGCGCCGGTTGCTTCGGCACGATCGCGCTGGCCCTGTTGGCCGATCCCGTTCACTTTGGCGAAGGGGTGACGCGCTGGCATCAGCTCGGCATCCAAATGCTCGGCGCTGGGACCTGCTTCGCTTGGGCGTTTGGCGGCGGCTTCGTCGTCCTATCGCTCGCCAATCGCGTCGTGCCGTTCCGCGTTCCCCGCGACCACGAGTTGAAAGGGCTGAACATCTCGGAACATGGAGCCAGCACCGAACTGATCGACTTGCTGACCGACATGCAGCGGCAAAGGAGCCAGGGAGACTTCTCGCAAGACGTGCATGTCGAGCCGCACACCGAAGTTGGCCAGATCGCCGCCGAGTACAACCGCGTGCTCGCGAAGGTGAACTGCGAAATGAAACAGCGGAGCGAAGCGGAACGCCGCTTCCGCGAAATCTTTGAGAACGCCGTCGAAGGGATCTACCAGACGACGCCGGAAGGTTACTTTGTGACCGCGAATCCGGCGCTGGCGAGAATGCTCGGCTACAACGACCTGGCGGCGCTTCGCGATGAGATCAAGGATGTCGCCGTCGACGTCTACTTGAACCCTTATCGCCGCCAAGACTTCATCGACGAAATTGATCGCGACGGCGTCGTCTTCAACTTTGAGTCGGAGATTCGCCGAGCCGACGGCGCGGTGGCATGGATCTCGGAAAACGCTTCGGCGCGTCGTAACCAGAATGGCGACGTCCTGTACTACGAAGGGACGGTCGAAGACGTCACCGAACGCCGCAAAGCGCTTCAGCTGGCCGACGAAATCAAAGCGGCCGAAGCGGCCAACGAAGCGAAGAGCACCTTCCTGGCCAGCATGAGCCACGAAATCCGGACGCCGCTCAACGGCGTGATCGGCTTCCTCGACTTGTTGCACACGACCAAGCTCGACGATCAGCAGCAACGCTTCGTCGAACTCGCCAAATCTTCAGCCGGATCGTTGTTGCACCTGATCAACGATATTCTCGACCTCTCGAAAATCGAAGCCGGCGGCATCGAACTGGAGCATACCGAGTTCGTACTGACCGACCTGGTCGAGTCGGTCCCCGAAATGTTCGCACCGCAATGTCGCATGACCGGTCTCGAGCTGAACAGCAGCGTCGCCTCCGACGTTCCGCAAGCCGCGATCGGCGACTGCGAGCGGATTCGTCAGGTGCTAGTGAATCTCTTCGCCAACGCGGTGAAGTTCACCGAAACCGGCGGCGTCTACCTCCGAGTCGAACGGGAACGTTCCGTTCCCACTTCGGCCGGCGAGATGGCCCGCATTCGCTTCTCGGTCGAGGACACCGGCATCGGCGTTCCGCGGGCCAAGATGCAGCGGCTGTTCAAAGCGTTCTCGCAAGTCGACGCTTCGACGACGCGGCGTTACGGCGGCACCGGTCTTGGTCTGGCGATCTGCAAGCAGCTGGTCGAACTGATGGGGGGCGAAATCGGCGTCGAAAGCGAAGTCGGTAAGGGCTCCACTTTCTGGTTCACATTGCCGCTGCAAGCGGTCGAACGTTCGACTTGCAGTCAGATCCCCAATATCCAGGGGCTGCGCGTCTTGGCCGTCGACGACAACCACATGAACTTGCAGGTGATCAAAGAGCAACTGCAATCGTGGGGCGTCGACGTGGCGACGGCCGGCAATGGCCGACGAGCGCTCGCGCTGTTGGAAGACGCCGCCGGCCGGAACGTTCCTTTCCAATTGACGATCCTCGATCACTTGATGCCGGAACTGGACGGGCTGCGTCTGGCCCATTTGATCCACGACCATGAGTTGCTGCATGGGACGCGGCTCTTGATGCTCACCTCCTACGAACACACCATTCCGCAGGCCGAGCTGAAAGAACTGGAAATGATCTGCCTGCCGAAACCGGTTCGTCAAACGCGTTTGCTCGACGCCCTGGTGTCGCTGACTGGGCAACGTTCCTCGCGATCGGCCCAGGACGAAGGGGAACCGCAGCCGAAAGTTCAACAGCGCGCCCCGCTGGAAGGCAATATCCTGGTGGTCGACGACAACGAAATCAATCGCATCGTCGCCAAAGAGATCCTGCAATCGGAAGGCTTCCAGGTTTCGCTCGCCGAAAACGGCCGCCAGGCGGTCGACAAGATTTTGGAAGGGAAATTCGACCTGGTCCTGATGGACTGCGAAATGCCCGAAATGGACGGCTTTGAAGCGACGCAATTGATTCGCGAACGAGCTGCCGCCGGCCGCAGCGACCTGGCCAAGCTTCCGATCGTGGCGCTTACGGCTCAAGCGGTTCGCGGCGACAAGGAACGCTGTCTCTCCGCAGGGATGAGCGGCTACGTGATGAAGCCGGTCAATCGCAACGAACTGATCAATACGATCGTCGATTGCTTGGAGCAAAAGAACGCTCCGGATGCCGAGACGTTCTCGATCGAGGCGCCGGAAAACTTTGGCCTGGAAGAAGAGCTGCCGTTCGACGTTACGGAACTCGACAGCTCGATCGACGTCGACGACCTGTTGGCTCGCTGCGGCGACAATGACGATCTGGCCCGCATGATTCTGAACAAGTTTCGCGATCGATCGTCCACAGACGCCCAAACCTTAGGCGAACATATCGTCGCCGGCGATATCGACACGGTCGCACAACTGGCTCATTCGCTGAAGGGAATGGCCGCAAACATTTCGGCGAAACAAGTCGCCGCCGCGGCCGACCTGTTGGAACAAGCCGCCAAAGCGAGCCAAACCGAGTCGCTCCCTGATTTGTTCGCCGGAGTCGTCCGGCGGCTGGAAACTTGCGAAGCGGCGATCGAACGTCTTCTAACCGTTAGCGATGGGTGGGAACGAGGATAA
- a CDS encoding beta-ketoacyl-[acyl-carrier-protein] synthase family protein, whose product MAEVGKRRVVVTGYGCITPFGNTIEALWDGLAAAQNAVAPLKSLPTDALPTSYGAEASAFTGGIEEFGPLDKNQQRSIRKNLKVMCREIQMGVAAAQVALYHAGLAIGKFDAERTGVVYGSDYMMTLPEEYAAAVKKCEADLEARKFDTWASQGMPEINPLWLLKYLPNMPASHIAIFNDMRGPNNSLTLREASSNAAIGESFMTILRGHADVIVTGATGTRVHEMRSVHTVLQEQIATGESAGLCRPFDKNRNGMVLGEGAGSMILETLEHAEARGAKPLAEILGQGMSTVIARNGESNRRQALVNAIRFALEEAQLSAADIGHINAHGLATTDSDKEEAAAIVDVFGDIEKQPPVVAVKSYFGNLGAAGGVVELIASLIAMQKKQLFPVLNYETPDPSCPVNLVRETMPAPSGPVLNLNVTPQGQAAVVIATI is encoded by the coding sequence ATGGCGGAAGTCGGAAAGCGCCGCGTCGTCGTCACCGGTTACGGCTGCATTACCCCCTTCGGTAACACGATCGAAGCGCTCTGGGATGGTTTGGCTGCTGCGCAAAACGCGGTCGCTCCTCTAAAAAGCTTGCCCACCGACGCCTTGCCGACTTCCTATGGCGCCGAGGCGTCGGCGTTTACCGGCGGCATTGAAGAATTTGGACCGCTCGACAAAAACCAGCAGCGTTCGATTCGGAAGAACCTGAAGGTGATGTGCCGCGAGATTCAGATGGGCGTCGCGGCTGCGCAAGTTGCGCTATACCACGCCGGCCTCGCGATCGGGAAGTTTGACGCCGAGCGAACCGGCGTCGTCTACGGCTCCGACTACATGATGACCTTGCCCGAAGAATACGCGGCGGCGGTCAAGAAGTGCGAAGCCGATCTCGAAGCTCGCAAGTTCGATACTTGGGCGTCGCAAGGGATGCCGGAGATCAATCCGCTCTGGCTGCTCAAATATCTGCCGAACATGCCGGCCAGCCACATCGCGATCTTCAACGATATGCGCGGGCCGAATAACTCCCTTACCCTCCGCGAAGCGTCGTCCAACGCCGCGATCGGCGAGTCGTTCATGACGATTCTCCGCGGCCATGCCGACGTAATTGTGACCGGCGCGACCGGCACCCGCGTGCATGAGATGCGTTCGGTCCATACGGTTTTGCAGGAGCAAATCGCCACCGGCGAATCGGCGGGACTTTGCCGCCCTTTTGATAAGAATCGCAACGGCATGGTCCTGGGCGAAGGGGCGGGATCGATGATCCTGGAAACGCTCGAGCATGCCGAAGCGCGGGGAGCGAAACCGCTCGCCGAAATTCTGGGACAAGGGATGTCGACCGTCATCGCGCGAAATGGCGAGTCCAACCGTCGCCAGGCGCTGGTCAACGCGATCCGCTTTGCGCTCGAGGAAGCCCAACTGTCTGCCGCCGACATTGGTCATATCAACGCCCATGGTTTGGCGACGACCGACAGCGACAAGGAAGAAGCGGCGGCGATTGTTGATGTGTTTGGCGACATCGAGAAACAGCCTCCGGTCGTCGCTGTGAAGAGCTACTTCGGCAATCTTGGCGCCGCGGGGGGCGTGGTCGAATTGATCGCCAGCCTGATCGCGATGCAAAAGAAGCAACTCTTCCCCGTTCTGAATTACGAAACGCCTGATCCGAGTTGCCCGGTCAATCTGGTTCGCGAAACGATGCCGGCGCCAAGCGGGCCGGTCCTCAATCTGAACGTGACGCCGCAAGGTCAGGCGGCGGTCGTGATTGCGACCATCTAA